Proteins encoded together in one Nitrospirota bacterium window:
- a CDS encoding cation-transporting P-type ATPase has protein sequence MKEKTGLSFAEAQRRVKEFGPNRLSKPARLSFFSIAAEEITEPLILLLLVVGFFYAIWGSLGDALTIFIIIVALVFVEVWNEYRAKKAIESLAKLAAPRTKVFRDGSVTEVKTEAIVPGDILVLTPGARIAADSKLFAAVSLQVDESVLTGESFSREKNAGDEVYAGTLVVSGEGKAEVFATGARSRFGNIAVLAEEIKEPKTPLQVAMKALSKRLLVIALFISVAIAVLGFLRGADFRQSVLTGLALAFATIPEELPIIITMVLGLGSYELSQRGFLVKKIRAAEVLGNATVILTDKTGTITENEMQVASVSPGDREQDVVKAALLALTEFSLSPTDRAVGKRAAALAIAQPEGAIVRERAFGDGRKTRAVVREVDGEHILFMSGAPEEVLRFTEVPDGKAEAALKEETAKGRRVIAVARKIISPAESGEPLLQLEHDMDFVGLVSLEDPPRPGVREAVAAAKRAGIRIVMVTGDHPATASFIARSVGIPGEKALTGAELDALSDEALSEAVKETSVFARTSPQHKYRLAQALQRNGEIVEVTGDGVNDTLALKAADVGIAMGERGTDAAREAADAVLADDNFTTIARGIFEGRKFFDNVRKGTAYYLSAKLALVLSFLLPVLMGVPFPFAPIQIIVLELFMDLGASAAFVAELAEGTIYSRPPRNPRERFLDSALLKKIGLSGLGLFAAVSVCYLYALSRHLSFAQTQTFAFSGWIIGHVLLAFVSRSEKEPLWRLGLLSNRVMGAWAVSAFIFLFAGTSVPVLASYFKLAALSVSQFGIIFAIALAAIGWLELRKAFSPHRGLS, from the coding sequence ATGAAAGAAAAAACCGGCCTTTCCTTTGCAGAAGCACAGAGAAGAGTCAAGGAGTTCGGCCCGAACCGGTTAAGCAAGCCGGCGCGGTTGAGTTTTTTCTCCATTGCCGCAGAAGAAATAACCGAGCCGCTCATCCTGCTCCTGCTGGTCGTTGGCTTTTTTTACGCAATCTGGGGGAGCCTGGGGGACGCGCTCACCATCTTCATTATCATCGTCGCGCTGGTTTTCGTCGAGGTCTGGAACGAGTACCGGGCGAAAAAGGCGATAGAATCGCTCGCGAAGCTCGCCGCACCCCGGACGAAGGTATTCCGGGACGGAAGCGTCACGGAGGTAAAAACTGAAGCCATAGTGCCGGGCGATATTCTGGTCTTGACGCCCGGCGCGCGCATCGCAGCCGACAGCAAGCTCTTCGCGGCGGTCAGCCTTCAGGTTGACGAGTCGGTGCTCACCGGCGAATCGTTCTCCCGTGAGAAGAACGCGGGCGACGAGGTATACGCCGGGACGCTCGTCGTCTCCGGGGAAGGAAAGGCGGAAGTCTTTGCCACGGGGGCCCGTAGCAGATTCGGCAACATCGCGGTGCTTGCCGAAGAAATCAAGGAGCCCAAAACGCCTCTTCAGGTAGCGATGAAGGCTTTGTCGAAACGGCTGCTCGTCATCGCTCTTTTTATAAGCGTCGCGATAGCCGTGCTGGGATTCTTGCGCGGCGCGGATTTTCGACAGAGCGTTTTGACCGGCCTTGCGCTCGCCTTCGCGACCATTCCCGAGGAGTTGCCCATCATCATTACGATGGTGCTGGGGCTGGGGAGCTATGAGCTCTCTCAAAGAGGGTTCCTGGTCAAAAAGATACGGGCGGCGGAGGTGCTGGGAAACGCCACGGTCATCCTCACCGACAAGACGGGAACGATTACCGAAAACGAAATGCAGGTTGCCTCGGTATCCCCGGGCGACCGAGAGCAGGACGTCGTGAAAGCGGCACTGCTCGCCCTCACCGAGTTTTCCCTCTCGCCGACCGATAGGGCGGTGGGCAAGAGGGCCGCCGCGCTGGCGATAGCGCAGCCCGAAGGCGCCATAGTCCGCGAGCGCGCCTTCGGTGACGGCAGGAAAACGCGGGCGGTTGTCCGCGAAGTGGACGGAGAGCATATTCTGTTCATGAGCGGCGCGCCGGAGGAGGTCCTGCGCTTTACAGAAGTGCCTGATGGCAAGGCGGAGGCCGCGCTCAAGGAAGAAACGGCGAAGGGAAGAAGAGTAATCGCCGTCGCTCGAAAAATTATCTCCCCGGCGGAATCCGGAGAGCCGCTCCTGCAATTGGAGCACGACATGGACTTCGTCGGCCTGGTTTCCCTGGAAGACCCGCCGCGGCCGGGCGTACGGGAGGCGGTGGCGGCGGCAAAACGGGCGGGCATACGGATCGTCATGGTAACGGGCGACCACCCCGCGACCGCTTCCTTCATCGCTAGAAGCGTGGGGATTCCCGGGGAGAAAGCCCTTACCGGGGCCGAACTGGACGCGCTCTCGGATGAAGCATTGTCCGAGGCGGTGAAGGAAACCTCCGTTTTCGCAAGGACCAGCCCGCAGCACAAATACCGCTTGGCGCAAGCCCTCCAGAGAAACGGCGAAATCGTCGAGGTCACGGGAGACGGTGTCAACGACACCCTCGCGCTCAAGGCTGCGGACGTGGGCATCGCGATGGGAGAGCGGGGGACGGACGCCGCCAGGGAAGCGGCCGACGCGGTTTTGGCGGACGACAACTTTACCACCATCGCGCGGGGCATTTTCGAGGGCCGCAAATTCTTCGACAACGTGCGCAAGGGGACGGCCTACTATCTCTCGGCGAAGCTCGCTCTCGTCCTTTCCTTCCTCCTGCCGGTTCTCATGGGTGTCCCTTTTCCCTTTGCCCCCATTCAGATTATCGTGCTCGAGCTGTTCATGGACCTGGGGGCTTCGGCGGCCTTTGTCGCCGAGCTGGCCGAAGGGACGATTTACAGCCGTCCTCCGCGAAACCCCCGGGAAAGGTTCCTCGACTCTGCGCTGCTCAAGAAAATCGGCCTCTCCGGGCTGGGGCTTTTTGCCGCGGTATCGGTCTGTTATCTCTACGCGCTGTCCCGGCATCTCAGCTTCGCCCAAACGCAGACTTTTGCCTTTTCCGGATGGATCATCGGCCACGTCCTTCTTGCTTTTGTTTCCCGTTCGGAAAAGGAGCCGCTCTGGAGACTGGGCCTGCTTTCCAACAGGGTAATGGGCGCATGGGCCGTTTCCGCCTTCATATTCCTGTTTGCCGGGACCAGTGTTCCGGTGCTTGCCTCATATTTCAAGCTTGCCGCGCTTTCGGTAAGCCAGTTCGGCATCATTTTCGCGATAGCGCTTGCGGCCATCGGCTGGCTTGAGCTCAGAAAGGCATTCTCGCCGCACCGTGGACTTTCTTGA
- a CDS encoding rubrerythrin family protein, producing the protein MTALEKDIDNALAAESLANGKYLAFAWKAEKEGRRQAARLFRAAAESQAIHARNHLRARGAVRDTEENLKTALAEIEEFQKMYLPMMDDAIAAADTWATKSFCYAFEAGKVFARLLERARENIGALEEADYHICKVCGLTVEGDPPGKCPVCGSRKRSFRKIE; encoded by the coding sequence ATGACCGCGCTCGAAAAAGACATCGATAATGCCCTTGCCGCAGAGTCGCTGGCAAACGGGAAATACCTCGCCTTTGCATGGAAAGCGGAAAAGGAGGGCCGGAGGCAGGCGGCCAGGCTCTTCAGGGCCGCCGCAGAGAGCCAGGCCATCCACGCCAGGAACCATCTGCGGGCACGGGGTGCCGTAAGGGACACGGAGGAAAACCTCAAGACCGCACTCGCTGAAATTGAGGAGTTTCAGAAGATGTATCTCCCCATGATGGACGACGCCATAGCGGCGGCTGACACCTGGGCCACGAAATCCTTCTGTTACGCGTTTGAGGCGGGAAAGGTCTTTGCCCGCCTCCTTGAAAGGGCGCGTGAGAACATCGGGGCCCTCGAAGAAGCGGACTACCATATCTGCAAGGTGTGCGGATTAACCGTGGAGGGCGACCCGCCCGGGAAGTGTCCGGTGTGCGGCTCGCGGAAGAGGTCGTTCAGAAAAATCGAGTAG
- a CDS encoding DUF1566 domain-containing protein produces the protein MKGRCYLWTGQETCHDTQGQEVPCRGSGQDAELRRGVSWPVPRFEPGEEAVFDRLTGLVWTRDANLAEFPLTWREALDFVARMNREKAFGCGDWRLPNRRELRSLMSHKTKNPALPEGHPFENVFLGWYWTSTTAAINTAYAWYVHMEGARMFYGQKEQFFLLWPVRGEGRGVLPATGQRECHDAGGDVIACAGSGQDGEFRTGHAWPEPRFAVSGGVVHDRLTHLFWRKEADLSGGKATWKEALGAVEELNRSGKEGTGWRLPNINELESLVDASTHSPALPAGHPFQDVREAYWSSTTSMFEPDWAWALYLTKGAVGVGQKRGAHFHVWAVRDAVNRTEKPEEE, from the coding sequence ATGAAGGGCCGATGCTACCTGTGGACGGGCCAGGAGACGTGTCACGATACGCAGGGCCAGGAGGTCCCCTGCCGGGGAAGCGGGCAGGATGCGGAGCTCAGAAGGGGCGTTTCGTGGCCCGTGCCCAGGTTCGAGCCCGGGGAGGAGGCGGTCTTTGACCGCCTGACGGGCCTCGTCTGGACCCGGGACGCCAACCTTGCGGAGTTCCCCCTCACGTGGAGGGAGGCGCTTGATTTCGTCGCAAGGATGAACCGCGAGAAGGCCTTCGGATGCGGCGACTGGAGGCTCCCCAACCGGCGCGAGCTGAGAAGCCTGATGAGCCACAAGACGAAGAACCCCGCGCTTCCCGAGGGCCATCCTTTTGAAAACGTCTTCCTGGGCTGGTACTGGACGTCCACGACGGCTGCCATCAATACTGCCTATGCGTGGTACGTACACATGGAGGGCGCCCGCATGTTCTACGGGCAAAAGGAGCAGTTCTTTCTGCTCTGGCCGGTGCGCGGCGAAGGCCGGGGCGTCCTGCCCGCCACCGGGCAGAGGGAATGCCATGACGCGGGTGGAGATGTCATTGCCTGCGCGGGCTCCGGGCAGGACGGAGAGTTCCGTACGGGGCATGCATGGCCGGAGCCCCGGTTTGCCGTCTCGGGCGGCGTGGTGCATGACCGTCTCACACACCTCTTCTGGCGCAAGGAGGCGGACCTTTCGGGGGGCAAGGCCACCTGGAAAGAGGCCCTCGGGGCCGTGGAGGAGCTCAACCGGAGCGGAAAAGAAGGGACGGGCTGGCGGCTGCCCAACATAAACGAGCTGGAATCCCTTGTGGACGCCAGCACCCACAGCCCGGCCCTGCCTGCCGGACATCCCTTCCAAGACGTGCGGGAGGCATACTGGTCGTCCACGACGAGCATGTTCGAGCCGGACTGGGCCTGGGCCCTGTACCTTACAAAGGGGGCCGTGGGCGTGGGCCAGAAACGGGGCGCTCATTTCCACGTGTGGGCGGTGCGCGATGCCGTGAATAGGACGGAGAAGCCGGAGGAGGAATAA
- a CDS encoding NAD(P)H-binding protein, with protein MTAFVRNPARLRIAHDNLSVVQGDVLHPAEVEAAVKGRDAVLSALGLSKGSPKTICADGTGNIISAMKRHGVKRLVVQSAFGAGETRKRGLYARLLWILIAPRMKDKEAMEAAVRESGLQWVIVRPVRLTDGPETGSYRTGTRLKPGPFPKVSRADVADFMLRQMQSDEFLRQAPTITG; from the coding sequence GTGACCGCGTTCGTGCGGAATCCGGCCAGGCTCCGAATCGCGCACGACAACCTCTCCGTGGTCCAGGGAGATGTCCTCCATCCCGCCGAGGTCGAGGCGGCGGTGAAGGGCCGGGACGCGGTCCTCTCGGCACTGGGTTTAAGCAAGGGCTCTCCCAAGACCATCTGTGCCGACGGGACCGGGAACATAATCTCCGCCATGAAGAGGCACGGCGTGAAACGTCTCGTCGTTCAGTCCGCGTTCGGCGCCGGAGAGACGAGAAAGCGGGGGCTTTATGCGCGGCTCCTGTGGATTTTAATCGCCCCGAGGATGAAGGACAAGGAGGCGATGGAAGCAGCGGTAAGGGAGAGCGGACTGCAGTGGGTAATCGTTCGCCCGGTCAGGCTGACGGACGGTCCCGAAACGGGGTCGTACAGGACGGGAACGCGCCTGAAACCCGGCCCGTTTCCGAAGGTCTCCCGGGCCGATGTCGCCGATTTCATGCTGCGGCAGATGCAAAGCGACGAGTTTCTGCGCCAGGCGCCCACCATAACTGGTTAA
- a CDS encoding TolC family protein: MTGKRKQKALLLIAFSLLCGCATFKSKPLQPAKTASSFEARTLRSAGLEGFIVKNLKGKKEALPELTWPPGTWDLKLLSLAALYYHPDMDVARARWGVREAAVITAGARPNPGAALTPQYHANAGGLAPWTLMLSLDIPVETAGRRGYRIARARHLSASARMEIAETAWKVRSRLRKSLLRLFGFTRKELLLKEQYSAQDGIVQIYEQRLAAGQVSGFALASERIARDKTALALSRAAGGTAQARAGLAESLGIPSSALKGIDISFEGLERVSASLYSADVRREALTGRADVLAKLEEYEAAQSALQLQIARQYPDVRLGPGYSWDQGDNEWSLGLVLELPVLNRNEGPIAEARAGRKQAAAEFTALQARVIGEIDRAFVGYNASLQNLKAADSLVSAQRENLEVTALRVKAGQEDRLALLLATQGLISAELSRLDALLSAQESVGRLEDAVRRPLNDPAAFPRGATPDGAN; encoded by the coding sequence ATGACGGGAAAGCGCAAACAAAAAGCCCTTCTGCTGATTGCCTTTTCACTTTTGTGCGGGTGCGCGACTTTTAAGAGCAAGCCCCTGCAACCCGCCAAAACGGCCTCGAGCTTCGAGGCCCGCACGCTGCGGAGCGCGGGGCTCGAGGGGTTCATCGTGAAGAACCTGAAAGGGAAAAAGGAGGCCCTGCCGGAGCTCACGTGGCCGCCCGGGACATGGGACCTCAAGCTGCTTTCGCTTGCCGCCCTTTATTACCATCCGGACATGGACGTCGCCCGCGCCCGCTGGGGGGTCAGGGAGGCGGCGGTCATAACGGCGGGGGCACGCCCGAACCCCGGTGCCGCACTGACGCCGCAGTATCACGCCAACGCCGGCGGGCTTGCGCCCTGGACCCTCATGCTTTCCCTGGACATCCCCGTGGAGACGGCGGGCAGGCGGGGATACCGCATAGCCCGGGCCAGGCACCTGTCCGCCTCGGCCCGCATGGAAATCGCCGAGACGGCATGGAAGGTGAGAAGCAGGCTGCGGAAGAGCCTGCTCCGGCTTTTCGGGTTTACTCGAAAGGAGCTGCTTCTGAAAGAGCAGTATTCCGCGCAGGACGGCATTGTGCAGATATACGAGCAGCGGCTGGCCGCGGGGCAGGTTTCGGGCTTTGCCCTCGCAAGCGAGAGAATCGCCCGCGACAAGACCGCACTGGCGCTCTCCCGCGCCGCGGGGGGCACGGCACAGGCACGGGCGGGCCTCGCGGAATCGTTGGGGATACCGTCAAGCGCCCTGAAAGGTATCGATATATCGTTTGAAGGTTTGGAGCGGGTCAGCGCAAGCCTGTATTCGGCGGACGTGCGCCGTGAAGCCCTCACGGGCAGGGCGGACGTCTTGGCAAAGCTGGAGGAATACGAGGCTGCGCAGTCCGCCCTCCAACTGCAAATCGCGCGGCAGTATCCGGATGTCCGCCTTGGCCCCGGCTACTCCTGGGACCAGGGGGACAACGAATGGTCGCTCGGACTGGTGCTCGAACTGCCCGTCCTGAACCGCAACGAGGGACCCATCGCCGAAGCCAGGGCCGGAAGGAAACAGGCCGCGGCGGAATTCACGGCTCTTCAGGCCCGGGTGATAGGGGAAATAGACCGGGCATTCGTGGGCTACAACGCTTCGCTCCAAAACCTCAAGGCCGCGGACTCTCTGGTGTCGGCCCAGAGGGAAAACCTCGAAGTGACGGCCCTGCGGGTCAAGGCCGGGCAGGAAGACAGGCTCGCGCTTCTTCTGGCGACACAGGGGCTTATCTCGGCCGAGCTTTCCCGCCTCGATGCGCTTCTCTCTGCCCAGGAGTCCGTGGGCCGGCTGGAGGACGCCGTCCGGAGGCCTCTTAACGACCCCGCTGCGTTTCCCCGCGGAGCAACGCCCGACGGAGCGAACTGA
- a CDS encoding cytochrome c, whose translation MIRTKLISILTAALAGLSVLLAVPGRTEAAQELPIPVAQYSKRPPVNETTRAQGKAMYDRSCALCHGVKGEGDGPAAVYLARDFAPRPRVFADGVFKFRSTPSGELPTDEDLFRTVTAGVRGFMPPFTGLGVADRWKIIYFVKGFFPGFENANPQPVPIVGYPKPMTPASAQRGYQVYQKLQCFACHGGGGRGDGGSAPTLRDDWGFLIAPADLTRPASFKNGDRPEDIYRTLVTGMNGSPMPSYEAFFEGNERDLWDLVNYILSLSQERRP comes from the coding sequence ATGATACGGACAAAGCTCATTTCCATTCTTACGGCAGCCTTGGCGGGGCTTTCCGTCCTGTTGGCGGTTCCGGGCCGCACGGAGGCAGCCCAGGAGCTGCCGATTCCGGTGGCGCAGTATTCGAAGAGGCCGCCCGTAAACGAAACCACGCGCGCCCAAGGCAAGGCCATGTATGACAGGTCCTGCGCCCTGTGCCACGGGGTCAAGGGAGAGGGCGACGGCCCGGCTGCGGTCTACCTCGCGCGGGATTTCGCCCCTCGCCCGCGCGTCTTTGCCGACGGGGTGTTCAAGTTCCGGTCCACGCCGAGCGGAGAGCTCCCGACGGACGAAGACCTGTTTCGGACGGTGACGGCTGGCGTGCGGGGATTCATGCCTCCCTTCACGGGGCTCGGCGTGGCCGACCGCTGGAAAATCATTTACTTTGTCAAAGGTTTCTTCCCGGGCTTTGAAAACGCGAATCCACAACCTGTCCCGATTGTGGGATATCCCAAGCCCATGACGCCCGCCAGCGCCCAGAGGGGATACCAGGTCTACCAGAAATTGCAGTGCTTCGCGTGCCACGGCGGCGGGGGGCGGGGAGACGGCGGTTCGGCGCCCACGCTCAGGGACGACTGGGGATTCCTCATAGCCCCGGCGGACCTGACCAGGCCGGCTTCGTTCAAAAACGGCGACCGCCCGGAGGATATCTACAGGACCCTGGTGACGGGCATGAACGGCTCCCCGATGCCTTCGTATGAAGCCTTCTTCGAGGGAAACGAGAGGGACCTCTGGGACCTCGTCAACTACATCCTGTCCCTCTCTCAGGAGCGGCGCCCCTGA
- a CDS encoding metallopeptidase family protein, which yields MAYRVARERFEALVEEALRSLPEEFKRHFENIIVEVSDYPTREEARRAGVPREGLLGLFEGVPHPHRGGFFDLPPVLPARVVLYQKNIEAFSQSEEELVQEVRWTLMHEVGHYFGLTEEEAHCAVRFSLGVDNDEGRGSRGGTR from the coding sequence ATGGCATATCGAGTGGCGAGGGAGAGGTTCGAAGCCCTGGTGGAGGAGGCCCTCCGGAGCCTCCCCGAAGAGTTCAAGCGGCATTTCGAAAACATCATCGTGGAGGTCAGCGATTACCCCACCCGGGAAGAAGCGCGGCGTGCGGGTGTCCCGCGGGAGGGGCTTCTGGGGCTTTTCGAGGGCGTTCCCCATCCCCACCGGGGAGGCTTCTTCGACCTGCCTCCCGTCCTCCCCGCCAGAGTGGTCCTCTATCAGAAGAACATCGAGGCGTTCTCCCAGAGCGAGGAGGAGCTTGTGCAGGAGGTCCGCTGGACCCTCATGCACGAGGTGGGACATTACTTCGGTCTCACCGAGGAGGAGGCTCATTGCGCGGTGCGCTTCTCGCTCGGCGTGGACAACGACGAGGGCAGGGGCTCGAGAGGGGGCACGCGGTGA
- a CDS encoding efflux RND transporter periplasmic adaptor subunit has product MNTGRKDRKTVAALAVLAALVLVGLFLLLFSSPEEGEKEGKEQAPPAGEAAAQAGGAAVSIGEEARKAAGIVTEALRPIRHEEQIEAYGMVLQPDGLIEARRAYISAKAALVEAEAALAASKKEYARLKELNQKNKNVSDRALQRAEALLKTDGAASLQAQEDMQSARDARELRWGGTLSGWITGYSSGYRRLVSVKDVLVRVTLPPGISVRSAPEKTGIEAPGGPPVPARLIMRAPGTDPRIQGMSFLYLAPSSETRLIPGMNVTAYLPSGRMEKGFVIPLSAVVWLRGRAWAYVQRTEEGLFDRVEVPTSQPVREGYFVTDGVFRPGMRVVVRGAQALLSKESLPPPGGGGEEED; this is encoded by the coding sequence ATGAACACGGGACGGAAAGACAGAAAGACTGTCGCGGCCCTTGCCGTCCTTGCAGCACTTGTCCTTGTGGGGCTTTTCCTGCTTCTTTTCTCCTCCCCCGAAGAGGGGGAAAAGGAGGGGAAAGAGCAGGCGCCGCCGGCCGGCGAAGCGGCGGCACAGGCTGGCGGCGCAGCGGTGAGCATCGGCGAAGAGGCCCGGAAGGCTGCGGGCATCGTCACCGAGGCGCTGCGGCCTATCAGGCACGAAGAGCAGATAGAGGCGTACGGGATGGTTTTACAGCCGGACGGCCTGATAGAGGCCCGCCGCGCATACATATCCGCAAAGGCGGCGCTGGTCGAGGCGGAGGCCGCACTTGCGGCCTCAAAAAAGGAATACGCGCGCCTCAAGGAGCTGAACCAGAAAAACAAGAACGTCTCCGACCGGGCGCTCCAGAGGGCCGAGGCCCTGCTCAAGACGGACGGCGCGGCCTCCCTGCAGGCGCAGGAGGACATGCAGTCGGCCAGGGACGCCAGAGAGCTCCGATGGGGCGGCACGCTCTCCGGTTGGATAACCGGCTATTCCTCCGGATACCGGAGGCTCGTCAGCGTAAAGGACGTCCTGGTACGGGTGACGCTTCCCCCGGGAATTTCGGTACGCTCGGCCCCGGAGAAAACAGGCATCGAGGCCCCCGGGGGTCCGCCGGTGCCCGCACGGCTCATCATGCGCGCGCCGGGCACCGACCCGCGCATCCAGGGGATGAGCTTCTTGTACCTCGCTCCCTCTTCCGAAACCCGGCTTATCCCGGGGATGAACGTAACGGCGTATCTGCCTTCGGGCAGGATGGAAAAAGGGTTCGTCATCCCGCTTTCGGCCGTGGTGTGGCTTCGGGGCCGGGCGTGGGCATACGTCCAGAGGACGGAAGAGGGCCTTTTTGACAGGGTGGAAGTGCCGACCTCCCAGCCGGTGCGCGAAGGCTACTTCGTCACCGACGGCGTGTTCCGCCCCGGCATGCGGGTGGTCGTCCGCGGGGCGCAGGCCCTTTTGTCCAAGGAGAGCCTCCCGCCGCCGGGCGGCGGAGGCGAAGAAGAGGACTAG